One window of the bacterium genome contains the following:
- a CDS encoding substrate-binding domain-containing protein, producing the protein MPIIGIVAVLALVAGACSRGSGQGVGSGITGRVTISGSSTVEPISVRVAELFEDVESGVAVTVDGPGTGDGFKLFCAGETDISDASRPIKDKEIAECAEAGIEFVELRVAIDGIAVMTNENNPVGCVSFADIYALVGPESTGFKRWTDAQALASELGSSSTLPDGSLDVYGPGEESGTFDSFVEIVLEHIADERGQDATTRPDYNANADDNVIIQGLQSSDSSLGWVGYAFTANVQGVKLLDVDGGDGCKAASPGAIATGEYPVARSLYIYVNKAKAEASPAVTSFVDFYLSDGGLGTAVSDVKYVNLTEEDRMASRAEWSAR; encoded by the coding sequence ATGCCAATCATTGGAATTGTGGCGGTGTTAGCTCTGGTAGCCGGGGCGTGCAGTCGCGGCAGTGGCCAAGGTGTCGGCAGCGGCATCACCGGACGGGTGACGATCTCGGGTTCTTCGACGGTGGAGCCGATTTCGGTGCGGGTGGCGGAGTTGTTCGAAGATGTGGAGTCCGGAGTGGCAGTGACGGTCGACGGCCCGGGCACCGGAGACGGATTCAAGCTGTTCTGCGCCGGGGAGACCGATATTTCCGATGCTTCTCGTCCGATCAAGGACAAGGAAATCGCCGAGTGCGCGGAAGCGGGAATCGAATTTGTCGAGTTGCGGGTGGCCATTGACGGCATCGCGGTCATGACCAACGAGAACAACCCTGTGGGTTGTGTGAGCTTTGCCGACATCTATGCGCTGGTGGGCCCCGAGTCCACCGGATTCAAGAGATGGACGGATGCGCAGGCTCTGGCCTCGGAGTTGGGATCGTCCTCCACGCTGCCCGATGGATCGCTGGACGTCTACGGCCCGGGCGAGGAGTCGGGCACATTCGACAGCTTCGTTGAGATCGTGCTGGAGCACATTGCCGACGAGCGAGGCCAGGACGCCACCACTCGGCCCGACTACAACGCCAATGCCGATGACAACGTGATCATTCAAGGGCTGCAATCCAGCGACAGCAGTCTCGGCTGGGTCGGGTATGCCTTTACCGCCAACGTTCAAGGCGTGAAGTTGCTAGACGTAGACGGTGGCGATGGTTGCAAGGCCGCAAGCCCTGGTGCAATCGCCACCGGGGAATATCCGGTGGCCCGGTCGCTCTACATCTACGTGAACAAGGCCAAGGCTGAAGCCAGTCCAGCGGTGACCTCCTTTGTGGACTTCTACTTGAGCGATGGGGGCTTGGGCACCGCGGTCAGCGACGTCAAGTACGTGAACCTCACTGAAGAAGACAGGATGGCATCTCGAGCTGAATGGTCAGCCCGATGA
- the pstB gene encoding phosphate ABC transporter ATP-binding protein PstB: protein MATEMAEQEASPRLGLDLDRIGQAAALDTAGAPVFEVEDLNVFYGDFLAVQGATFTVYEHEITAMIGPSGCGKTTVLRCFNRMNDLIPIARVEGRVDFRNVSIYDSRVDPVEVRRRIGMVFQKPNPFPKSIYDNIAFGPRVTGMAKKKGDLDEIVERSLGRAALWDEVKDRLKDSALGLSGGQQQRLCIARAIAVDPDVLLMDEPCSALDPIATTRIEDLMQEIKDDYTIVIVTHNMQQAARISNRTAFFTAQLDSTTDQRCGLLVEYDRTETIFSNPSDERTENYVTGRFG, encoded by the coding sequence ATGGCCACTGAAATGGCAGAGCAGGAAGCCTCTCCCCGTCTCGGTTTGGACCTGGACCGAATTGGGCAAGCCGCTGCTCTCGACACCGCCGGTGCCCCGGTTTTCGAGGTAGAAGACCTCAACGTGTTTTACGGTGACTTTCTTGCCGTTCAGGGAGCCACCTTCACGGTGTACGAGCACGAGATCACCGCCATGATCGGCCCTTCGGGCTGTGGCAAGACCACGGTGCTGCGCTGCTTCAACCGGATGAATGATCTCATCCCCATCGCCCGCGTCGAGGGCCGGGTGGACTTCCGCAACGTGTCCATTTACGACTCCCGGGTTGATCCGGTGGAGGTCCGCCGTCGCATTGGCATGGTGTTCCAAAAGCCCAACCCGTTCCCCAAGTCGATCTACGACAACATCGCTTTCGGCCCCCGGGTCACCGGGATGGCCAAAAAGAAGGGCGATTTGGATGAGATCGTGGAGCGGTCGCTGGGTCGGGCTGCTCTGTGGGACGAGGTGAAGGACCGGCTGAAGGACTCTGCTCTGGGGCTGTCCGGCGGACAGCAGCAGCGCCTGTGCATTGCCCGGGCCATCGCCGTCGATCCCGATGTGCTGCTGATGGACGAGCCGTGCTCAGCTCTCGACCCCATCGCCACCACCCGCATCGAGGACCTGATGCAGGAGATCAAGGACGACTACACCATCGTGATCGTCACCCACAACATGCAGCAGGCCGCCCGGATCAGCAATCGCACGGCGTTCTTCACTGCTCAACTCGATTCCACCACCGACCAGCGGTGCGGGTTGCTGGTGGAATACGACCGCACCGAGACCATCTTCTCGAATCCCTCCGACGAGCGGACCGAGAACTACGTCACCGGGCGGTTCGGCTGA
- a CDS encoding NUDIX hydrolase has translation MRFGSVAVILGGGGLVTRHNDGELEVLMVHRPKHLDWSLPAGKLDPGETLAECALREVHEETGYVCELGRELGMVDYTNRRGRTRQVHYWEMDAISGSFTPNPEVDAIDWVPVVESLNYFTNERDLKMVSAFLALVGDSVLA, from the coding sequence GTGCGTTTCGGATCGGTAGCGGTCATCCTCGGCGGCGGAGGTCTAGTCACCCGCCACAACGACGGGGAGTTAGAAGTTCTGATGGTCCATCGACCCAAGCACCTCGACTGGTCGTTGCCCGCGGGCAAGCTTGATCCGGGTGAGACCTTGGCCGAGTGCGCGCTGCGCGAAGTACACGAGGAAACCGGCTATGTCTGTGAGTTGGGTAGAGAGCTGGGCATGGTTGACTACACCAATCGCCGGGGCCGGACCCGCCAGGTGCACTACTGGGAAATGGACGCGATTTCCGGAAGCTTCACTCCCAATCCCGAGGTGGACGCCATCGACTGGGTGCCGGTAGTGGAGTCGTTGAACTACTTCACCAACGAGCGCGACCTCAAGATGGTGAGCGCGTTCTTGGCCTTGGTGGGTGACAGCGTTTTGGCCTGA
- the pstA gene encoding phosphate ABC transporter permease PstA — translation MAVGKLVGPRTSKMMVQAMERRAWDIRGRVFQATLLLTLAISLFILGVLIVDVVVDAWGVLTGRPGGFLNGTMRSVSHDHKLGVHQALVGTFWIAVFVAVLAFPFGIGAAIWLEEYAPKSRFTRFIELNIRNLAGVPSIVYGLLGLFLFVKSMGDLTGGKSIASAGITLAILVLPIVIITAQEAIRAVPQGLKEGAYGVGATKWTMIRSQVLPYAAPGILTGTLLSMSRGIGEAAPILLVGAVTGRLGTDPAFLDFSAINAEHFMAMPVIIVEWVQNSGRDPGFAEAAAAAIVVLLVFVILMNAAAILMRNHFEKKRG, via the coding sequence ATGGCGGTCGGCAAGCTGGTTGGCCCTCGCACCAGCAAAATGATGGTGCAGGCCATGGAGCGTCGGGCATGGGACATCAGAGGCCGGGTGTTCCAGGCCACCTTGTTGCTTACCTTGGCGATCTCGCTCTTCATTCTCGGCGTGCTGATTGTGGACGTCGTAGTGGATGCCTGGGGCGTGCTCACTGGCCGCCCCGGCGGGTTCTTGAACGGGACCATGCGGTCGGTCTCGCACGACCACAAGCTGGGGGTTCACCAGGCTTTGGTGGGCACATTCTGGATCGCGGTGTTTGTGGCCGTGCTGGCCTTCCCATTCGGCATTGGCGCGGCCATCTGGTTGGAGGAGTACGCCCCCAAAAGTCGGTTCACCCGGTTCATCGAGTTGAACATACGCAATCTCGCTGGGGTTCCTTCGATCGTGTACGGCTTGCTCGGCTTGTTCTTGTTCGTGAAGAGCATGGGCGATCTCACCGGCGGCAAGTCCATCGCGTCGGCAGGCATCACCCTGGCCATCTTGGTGCTGCCCATCGTGATCATCACCGCTCAGGAGGCCATCCGGGCGGTCCCGCAAGGACTCAAAGAGGGGGCCTACGGTGTGGGCGCCACCAAGTGGACCATGATCCGCAGCCAGGTGCTGCCCTACGCAGCACCGGGCATATTGACCGGGACGCTGCTGTCCATGTCCCGGGGTATCGGCGAAGCCGCCCCGATTCTCCTTGTCGGCGCGGTCACCGGTCGCCTGGGCACAGATCCGGCATTCCTGGACTTCAGCGCTATCAACGCCGAGCACTTCATGGCCATGCCCGTGATCATCGTGGAGTGGGTGCAGAACTCGGGCCGCGATCCGGGCTTCGCCGAAGCCGCCGCCGCTGCCATCGTGGTGCTGCTGGTATTCGTTATCCTGATGAATGCGGCGGCCATCTTGATGCGGAACCACTTCGAAAAGAAGAGAGGGTGA
- the pstC gene encoding phosphate ABC transporter permease subunit PstC codes for MTDTGRLTVESLRANPRQARKEQVIRYSLGATALVSILISVLIIWSLFSEAWTFMVEVNWGSVWDIGWFPRRGIYDIKTLLVASFIITGIAMIVATPLGLGAAIYLSEYARPGIRRTLKPILEILAGIPSVVLGFFALEWIAPNVVKTLFNGPAAGSLLASGIGVGILIIPLVASISEDAMNAVPMSLREASSGLGARKMTTTVRVVIPAAISGLVASFILAVSRALGETMVVFLAGGASQTATYTDSALDGSLPMTAAMASLARGTDNVVGEGLTFQSLFFVGLVLFVMTFGLNIVANRFVQRVREQY; via the coding sequence ATGACAGACACCGGGAGGCTCACCGTCGAATCCCTGAGGGCCAACCCTCGGCAGGCCCGCAAGGAGCAGGTGATTCGCTATTCGCTTGGAGCCACCGCGCTGGTGTCCATATTGATATCTGTGCTCATCATCTGGTCGCTGTTCTCTGAGGCTTGGACGTTCATGGTCGAAGTGAACTGGGGCTCGGTTTGGGACATCGGCTGGTTCCCCCGCCGGGGCATCTACGACATCAAAACCCTGCTGGTGGCCAGTTTTATCATCACCGGCATCGCCATGATCGTGGCCACTCCACTGGGATTGGGCGCGGCCATTTACCTGTCGGAATATGCCCGGCCGGGTATTCGCCGCACGCTCAAGCCCATCTTGGAGATTTTGGCCGGGATCCCCAGCGTGGTTCTCGGTTTCTTCGCCTTGGAGTGGATTGCCCCCAACGTGGTCAAGACCCTCTTCAACGGGCCGGCGGCTGGCTCGCTGCTCGCCTCGGGCATCGGAGTAGGGATCCTCATCATTCCACTGGTGGCGTCCATCTCCGAAGACGCCATGAATGCGGTGCCGATGTCGTTGCGGGAGGCATCATCTGGTTTGGGGGCTCGCAAGATGACCACCACCGTCCGGGTGGTGATCCCGGCCGCGATCTCCGGGCTGGTGGCCTCGTTCATCTTGGCCGTATCCCGAGCCTTGGGTGAGACCATGGTGGTATTTCTGGCCGGGGGTGCATCCCAGACCGCCACCTACACCGACAGCGCTCTAGACGGAAGCCTCCCCATGACGGCGGCCATGGCCTCACTGGCCCGGGGCACCGACAACGTGGTGGGCGAAGGTCTCACCTTCCAGAGCCTCTTCTTTGTGGGCCTCGTGTTATTTGTGATGACCTTCGGGTTGAACATCGTGGCCAACCGGTTCGTCCAGCGGGTGCGGGAGCAGTACTGA
- the phoU gene encoding phosphate signaling complex protein PhoU: MGELRKSFHEELDEIQAGIVRMAALVTEAVPRATESLLESNLELAQQLITSDDELDYLSVHLEERCHQVLALQSPMAGDLRALSTALRLNAELERSGDLAVNIAKATRRIYGTHYDATLRGLLVRMSEEACRLVRLAIDSYVDRNAGLAAALDDIDDQLDGLNRDCVQAVFQAHNDGTIDLQAAVQLCLISRYYERIGDHAVNIGERVVYMVTGWLPEHTGSARLKDRQHYQPEDTEEE, encoded by the coding sequence GTGGGAGAGCTGCGCAAGTCCTTCCACGAGGAACTGGACGAGATCCAGGCGGGCATCGTACGCATGGCCGCGCTGGTCACCGAGGCCGTTCCCCGGGCCACCGAGTCGCTGCTGGAATCCAACTTGGAGCTGGCCCAGCAGCTCATCACCTCAGATGACGAGCTCGACTATCTGTCGGTACACCTCGAAGAGCGATGCCATCAGGTGCTGGCCCTTCAGTCGCCCATGGCCGGCGACCTGCGGGCCCTCAGCACCGCTCTTCGGCTGAACGCCGAGTTGGAGCGGTCGGGCGATTTGGCGGTCAACATTGCCAAGGCCACCCGGCGCATTTACGGCACCCACTACGACGCCACCCTTCGGGGCTTGCTGGTGAGGATGAGTGAGGAGGCGTGCCGGCTGGTGCGACTGGCCATCGACTCCTATGTCGACCGCAACGCTGGGTTGGCCGCGGCCCTCGACGACATCGACGACCAACTAGACGGCCTGAACCGCGACTGCGTTCAGGCCGTGTTCCAAGCCCACAACGACGGCACCATCGATCTTCAAGCCGCCGTTCAGCTCTGTCTGATCAGCCGGTACTACGAGCGCATCGGCGACCATGCGGTCAACATCGGGGAGCGGGTGGTGTACATGGTCACGGGATGGCTTCCCGAGCACACCGGGTCGGCCCGATTGAAGGACCGACAGCACTACCAACCCGAAGATACCGAAGAGGAGTGA